The following proteins are encoded in a genomic region of Musa acuminata AAA Group cultivar baxijiao chromosome BXJ2-11, Cavendish_Baxijiao_AAA, whole genome shotgun sequence:
- the LOC135627577 gene encoding uncharacterized protein LOC135627577, translating into MSFGLKNAGATYQRTVNRMFAHQIGRNMEVYVDDMIVKSQTAEAHPSDLAETFDTLRRFGLRLNPAKCAFGVTSGKFLGFIIHERGIDANPEKVQAVIDMQPPRTIRDLQRLNGRLVALSRFLSRSGDRCLPFFKALKDPKNFQWTAECERAFEQMKQHLANLPRLVSVSPGEKLSLYLAASQHAVSSVLVKENSGDQLPVYYVSHMLSGPEGRYPPIEKLALALVLSARRLRPYFQAHPIEVITDRPLRLVLSKFDVAGRLLKWAVELGEHDIQYTPRTTIKAQSVADFIAELTPSTGEELEPPRDTWTLHVDGSANAKGAGAGLVLVTPDGRSIERSFRFGFRATNNEAEYEALLAGLRLALEMRVTDIRVITDSQLVARQLDGEYEARDSTMAKYLAQVKNLATKFVHFGLSNVPRSENQRADTLAKLASGSAPRARPETEELPHRAIEVVATVTDDAPATWVQEMLRFKRDGTLPDDETAARRLRRTQAWYSEEGGRLYKRSFSRPLLRCLEPNEARTVLSDMHEGACGEHMGERALAHKILRQGYYWPTMRQDAKAFVRRCSSCQEHARIARQPAVLFTPVDCAWPFAQWVEAEPLATITESQVERFVWRNLITRFGLPQSIVTDNGPQFAGKRFQKFCAEHKIQLRFSSVAYPQANGLAEVTNRSIVDGLKRRVSAARSAWIEELPSVLWALRTTPKTPTGESPYSLTFGTEAVLPSEVAVPTPRTAGYSEEASCEGLRSNLDLLEERRASAHQKALSYKRAVARVYNRRVRPRSIKIEDLVLRKIEVSHPTQVRGKLAPKWEGPYRVIGVSRPGTFRLATMDGDPVPRTWNIQNLRKYFI; encoded by the exons atgtcgttcgggttgaaaaatgccgGGGCCACCTACCAAAGGACGGTGAAcaggatgttcgcccaccagattggacgaaacatggaggtatatgttgacgacatgatcgtgaaaagccaaACAGCCGAAGCTCATCCTTCCGACCTGGCTGAAACATTCGACACCCTGCGAAGGTTCGGCCTACGCCTCAACCCTGCCAAGTGCGCCTTTGGCGTAACCTCGGGAAAATTCCTTGGATTCATCATACAcgagagagggattgacgccaacccggaaaaggtccagGCTGTCATAGACATGCAGCCCCctcggacgatcagagacctgcaACGCCTTAACGGGAGGTTAGTAGCCCTATCACGCTTCCtttcccgatcgggagatcgctgcctccccttcttcaaggcCTTGAAGGATCCAAAAAACTTCCAATGGACGGCGGAATGTGAAAGGgccttcgagcagatgaagcaacacctggccaacctcccccgactcgTGTCAGTCTCCCCAGGGGAGAAGTTGAGCCTCTACCTCGCCGCCTCTCAGCACGCGGTCAGCTCGGTTCTGGTCAAGGAAAACTCCGGCGACCAACTgccggtctactatgtcagccacatgcTAAGCGGACCAGAGGGACGCTACCCGCCAATCGAAAAGCTGGCACTGGCGCTCGTCCTGTCAGCGCGAAGGCTCCGCCCTtacttccaggcccacccgatagaggtaataacTGACCGGCCGCTTCGGCTCGTTCTGTCTAAATTCGACGTTGCAGGGCgcctcctcaaatgggcagtggagctcggcgagcatgacatACAGTACACGCCTCGGACCACCAttaaagcccagtccgtggcagACTTTATCGCGGAGCTGACCCCGAGTACAGGCGAAGAACTCGAGCCACCGCGTGACACGTGGACTCTCCACGTAGACGGGTCGGCCAACGCAAAGGGCGCCGGCGCAGGGCTGGTGCTGGTGACACCTGACGGCCGCTCGATTGAGCGCTCCTTCCGTTTCGGGTTCAGGGCTACCAACAACGAAGCAGAATACGAGGCTCTCCTGGCAGGGCTCCGATTGGCGCTGGAGATGCgggtgaccgacatacgcgtAATCACCGACTCACAActggtggctaggcagctcgacgGCGAATACGAAGCCCGGGACTCGACCATGGCGAAATACTTGGCACAGGTAAAAAACCTTGCCACCAAGTTCGTCCATTTTGGATtgtcgaatgttcccaggagcgagaaccagcgagccgacaccctgGCAAAACTAGCGTCCGGCTCGGCCCCCAGGGCTCGACCCGAGACCGAAGAGCTCCCCCACCGAGCCATAGAGGTCGTCGCCACCGTCACGGACGACGCGCCGGCCACCTGGGTACAAgagatgctacgcttcaagcgaGACGGGACCCTACCCGACGACGAAACAGCGGCTCGACGCTTGCGTCGGACGCAGGCATGGTACTCTGAAGAAGGAGGACGGTTGTACAAGCGGTCTTTCTCGCGCCCCTTGCTGCGCTGTCTAGAGCCGAACGAAGCCCGGACagttctgtccgacatgcatgaAGGGGCCTGCGGGGAACATATGGGCGAacgagccctggcgcacaagatactccgacaggggtattactggccgaccatgcgccaggacgcgaaagctttcgtgcggcgatgcagctcatgccaggagcacgcccgcaTCGCCCGACAGCcggcggtcctgttcacccccgtcgactgtgcttggccattcgcgca gtgggtcgaagccgagcccctagcCACCATTACGGAGTCACAAGTGGAAaggttcgtgtggagaaacctcaTAACACGGTTTggcctgccccagtccatcgtcaCCGATAATGGACCTCAATTCGCCGGCAAGAGGTTCCAAAAGTTTTGCGCCGAGCACAAAATTCAGCTGAGATttagctcggtggcttacccccaggcAAACGGGCTAGCTGAAGTAACCAACCGGTCTATCGTCGACGGTCTCAAGAGGAGGGTGTCCGCTGCCCGATCAGCTTGGATCGAAGAGCTCCCGAGCGTCCTGTGGGCGCTACGCACTACCCCCAAGACCCCGACCGGGGAGTCTCCCtacagcctcacgttcgggaccgaggccgtatTACCATCCGAAGTAGCCGTCCCAACTCCGCGGACAGCAGGCTACAGCGAAGAGGCCTCGTGTGAAGGACTCCGATCCAACCTGGATCTGCTCGAGGAAAGACGGGCCAGCGCACACCAGAAAgctctttcttacaaaagagccgtggcaagggtctacaaccggagGGTGCGACCCCGGTCGATAAAGATTGAGGacctggtcctgcgcaaaatcgaggtcagccacccaacccaagtaagggggaaactggccccgaagtgggaaggaccctaccgggtcatcggagtatcccgaccggggacgttccgactcgcaacaatggatggcgaccccgtgcccCGGACTTGGAATATACAGAACCTTAGAAAATACTTCATCTGA